The genome window CCCTCTACACAGCTTGGGATAACAGTTACACAAACGTCCAGGCCGCCCGGGAGGACTGGTATAACCTTAAGCTTTCGCAGCTTAACACCCTAGTTGATCTGAATGGGACTCTAGGAGCGGCATCCATAGATGATACAGACAAGGTCTATAATGTGACTCTATATATCGAGGACTATGGTTCAACCATGTATGTTAAGGGCTGGAGTGCTGTGTATGATGGTTACTACAGGACTATATACAACGTTAGCGACGATAACGTTGGTTTCCTCAAGAATTACACATACGTTCTTCCTGGGGATACTCTGTTATTAAATGTTACAAATATCCCCCTAGACAGTACACATCATAACTTGACAGTAATCTTTGACAACGGTTGTTGGCTCAGGATTGGCTGGTATTACAATGGCTCAGCTGTGTTAATCACCGACAGGGAGAATGGATGTCCGACGGAGGTGAGCTGATGGCCGCGGGAGGGCCTGCAAGTGAGTTGATAATGTTCATAGTTGCAGTCATAGTTGCCGGGAGCGTCGCTGGTGCCTTGGCCTACGTCACAACAGACATAGCCCACGGGATGAATTACAGGGGTACGTTGCTGGCGGATCAGCTCAGGACCGACTTCGCGATAATCAACGATCCAAACAACATACCACATTCAAACCTCTCTGCACAGCCGGTTAACTACACGTTTTACATCAAAAACATAGGCAAAATCGCGTTCCCCTTCAGTCAAGACTCCGTCCAGGTACTGCTTAATGGGATCATGATTTCTCCCTCTAACTTGACTTTCCTCGACCCTCAAACCGGGGCCGAGATAAACACACTCCAGCCATATGAAGTGGGTGCGGTGAACGTCACGCTCGGGAATGCTCTCACGAGCGGCGATGACTACACCTTGACGGTAGTGCTGAGCAATGGTGAGAGGAGGAGCTTCGTGTTTAGGGCGCCTTAAGGCCTAAAATAACACTGTCAGCGGGTGATCACCTTGGTCGAGGAACTGCTAAAGATTGAACTCAAGGGCGATGAGCTTCACAGGCGCCTTGGGGGTGGCATACCCGCCGGCACCATCATGCTGGTCGAAGGCGACAGGGGTAGCGGTAAATCCATCTTCGTCCAGAGGCTCCTCTACGGTTTCCTCATGAACGGCTACACCGCGAGCTACATCTCGAGTCAGTACACCACCGTCGAGTACATAAAGCAAATGGAGTCCATTGGTTATGGTATAATCCCTTTTTTAATCCGGAAGAAACTCATATTCGTCTCTCTTTACCCACTCCTCACCGGTGTGAGTGAGAAGAGGAAGTTCCTGAGCAGACTCTTTGGCGAGCCTCGTCTCTGGGAACCGGACATTATGATAATTGATTCATTCTCGTCCCTCCTCTCCAGGGAGCAGGACTCAGGTTCCGTTCGTGACTTCCTTCTCTATGTCAAAAAGATGGCCTCCCTTGACAAAGTGATAATCCTCACCGCCAACACCGAAGAGATAGACCGCGATTCCCTCTTCGTCCTTGAGGAAGCGTCCACCATGCTCCTTCGCCTCAACGTGAAGGTCTTCGGTGGTGATCTGAAGAACTCGGCAACGATAGTCAAGTACAACAACGCAAAGGGTATCTTTCAGAAGATTATTCCCTTCCGCGTCGAGCCTAAGGTCGGGCTGATAGTAGAGATCGCGGCGGTGGTGTGATATGGCACAGGCGTTCAGCGACACCCTGGATGAGGCTATGGCAAGAAACCCGCACCTCAGAAGGTACGTTGACCAGTTTAGGAAGAAGTACGGAAAGATGCCTGAGTTCTACGCCCAGCTCAGCAGGGACATGAGTGACATAATGTACCCCAATATACTCTACCCTGTCGGCGATCCTATATTCATCCACATCTTCGCCGACCCCGCCACTGCTGAGAAGAGGTACATCGTGATAGAGCCTCGCGTTGAGAGCAGGGAAGAGGAACAGAAGTACAACAGGATACGTGACAAGATACTCGAGTTGGCTCCAACTAGAAACATCCCAGACGAACAGGAGGAATTTGAGCGTTTTCTGGATGCCCTATTCGATGAGGCGGTTCTGGCGCTGGTTAAGGGCGGCAAAGGTGGGGGACTCCTAGGGAAGGGTGAGAGGTTCACCATAACCAAGGAGGAGATGGAGAAGTTCCGCTACCTCATTAAGCGCGACATCATAGGAATAGGTCCCCTCGAGCCGATAGCTAGGGACCCGTACATTGAGGATATCCACATCATCGGAGCCAATAACGTCTCCCTGGTTCACAAGATATTTGAAATGGTGCCGACGAACATAAGCTTTGGCGACGACGTCAATCTTGCCGACTACTTCAAGAACATGGCCGAGCGCATAGGCAGGCCGGTCAGCGACAGGACGCCCATTGTTGACGGCGCCCTTCCCGACGGCTCGCGTATTAACATCATCTACTCGCCGGACATATCCATCAAGGGGCCGAGCGCAACAATCCGTAAGTTCTCTGCAACGCCGATAAGCATAGTTCAGCTGATCGGCTGGGGAACGCTAAGCGCTGAGATTGCTGCTTACCTTTGGATAGCCCTCGAGTACGGGATGAGCGTTTTTGTCTGTGGGGAGACCGCATCTGGTAAGACGACACTCCTCAACTCGCTCATTCCCTTCATCAAACCGGGTTCGAAGGTGTATACCGCCGAGGACACCCCGGAGGTTCATGTCCCACATCCCGTCTGGCAGAGGCTCATCACCCGTGAGAGGGGTCCCGAGGAGAGTAGGGTTACGCTCTTCGACCTGCTGAAGGCGGCACTGCGTTCGAGGCCGAACTACATCATCGTCGGTGAGATCCGTGGTGCTGAGGGGTCAATAGCCTTCCAGGCAATGCAGACCGGTCACCCGGTCATGTCGACCTTCCACGCCGGTGACATCAAGAAGATGATACAGCGTTTCACCGGCCACCCGATAAACGTCCCTATAACCTTCATTGACAACCTCAACATAGCCGTCTTCCAGCAGGCGGTCTACGTCAAGGGCAAGTTCCTGAGGAGGACGATAAACGTCGTCGAGATTGAGGGATACTACGAGGAGCTGGGCGGTGTCGCCACGAGAAACGTCTTCGAGTGGGACGCGGTGAACGACAAGCACATCTTCCGCGGTTTCAACAACTCATACATCCTTGAGAATAAAATAGGAGAAATCGCCGGCTACGAGGACCCAAAGGAGATATACAACGAACTGTTCCTGCGCGCGAGGATCCTGCAGAGGATGGTCGAGCTTGGCATAACGAACTACTGGGACGTTTACAGGGAGATCAAGGCCTTCTATCAGAGGGGTATCGAGGGCCTGAGCTTTAGGATCTGAGGTGATTCCCATGGTAGAGGAGAAGATCAGCATCTTCACCAAGGCAGACCTCGACATGAAGACGTACATTCACAAGATACTCATACCTTACATGGGGATCTCGGCCCTCCTCTTCATAGCCGTCGGCGCTATGACACTGTTTATCTACATCCCTAAAGCGCTTAAGGTCCTCCTCTTCCTGATACCGGTTATCCTAATGGTATACGCGGCGGTGTATCCTTACATAACCGCCGATTCGAAGAAGATATCCATCAACTCCAAGATGCCATACTTCATCACATATTTCGCGGTTCTCTCCACGAGCGAGATGGGTCGTTCTGACCTCATTGCGGTTCTGGCGAAGGATCCCAAGCTCGGATCCATAGCAGGCGAGCTCAAGAAGGTTCACACCGTTGTCAATAAGCTTCACCTCTCGATGCCAGAGGCCTTCCGCTTCCTCGCTAGGAGGACTCCAAGTCAGATTTTCGCCGATTTCCTCGACAGGTTAGCGTATTCCCTCGACAGTGGTGTCGACCTCAAGGAGTATCTGTTCCAGGAGCAGCAGACGGTTATGGATGATTACCAGACCTTCTACGAGGGCGCACTCTATGACCTTGACGTTTTCAAGGAGATATACGAATCGATAATCATCTCCGTCGTTTTCGTTGCTTCGTTCGTTATCATCGGGCCGCTCATCACCGGCCTTGACCTTGGCACTATGGGTCTCTATGCCATAGCCATGACCCTCGCGGCAGAGATAGGAATCCTGCTCATCGTTAAGCTCAGGATGCCCGATGACCCAATATGGGCACAGGTGAGGGAGGGAATAGCCGACCCGCGTAGGGAGAGGACAAAGAGGGCCGCCATCTACTCCTTCCTTGCTGTCTTTATAGTGGCCCTGTTATACTTTATCGCCATAAAACCTCGCTTTAACATACCCGATCCATTCGTTTTGGCCATTATTCTTACGCCCGTCTTCTATGTTGGGAACGTTGTCAGCAAGGAGGAGGCATCAATATTCCGGAAGGATGAGAACTTTCCAGCTTTCATAAGGAGTCTAAGCTCCTCCCTGGCGGCGAGCGGCGCTTCCCTTGTTCTCGTCCTTAAGTACCTCAGTGCCCACGACTTCGGATCGCTCACCGAGGATATCAAGGCCCTTTACAGGCGCCTTGCAATCCGGGTTGACAGGGATAGGGCATGGGATTTCTTCATAGCCGGAACTGGGAGCTGGCTGGTCGGGATCTTCTCCGAGATATTCCGCGAGAGCCTCAGGATGGGTGCTGAGCCTGACTACGTTGGCCTCGTCATAAGCAGGAACTTCGAGAGGCTCGTCCGCCTCAGGAGAAAGAGGCAGCAGAGCATAGCGAGCTTCATCGGCATAATCTATGGACTCACGGGGGCCTTTGCCTTCTCCTTTGCAGCGTCCTTTCAGGTGGCGGTCTCAATAAGTCAGCTCTTCTCACAGATGAACATCCCCTCGGAGTACATAGGGAACATAATCCATGTTATCCCATCTTCGGGAATAACGTTCCTTATGTATCTAATGCTTGCCATGATGGTCATGCATTCGCTCCTTTCGGCCATGGTCATAAAGCTCGCCGACGGTGGACACATCCTCGGAACCGCGAGGTATTTCGTCATACTAGCATGGATATTCGCAGTTGGAATGTACCTAGGGCAGGTGCTGATGGCCAAGATGATGAACATAGGTGGGGGAGGAACCACCACACAGCTCTTCCTCCACCTTCTGGGGGTGATGGGATGAGAAGGCTCGTAGCGTTCATGACACTCATCATGCTGTTTGTTTCCATATCCGGGATGGTAGTTGCATCCACCTTTAGTGGATGGGTTGAGGTTCCGGGGTTCATAAAGATTGGTAATACGACCGTAGAACTCCAAGACATCTCCTACAGAGACGGTTCACTTTTAGGGGAACTTTACACGGGTTCCTCCTTCAAGGATTTTGTTCTTGGTCCCGGGAAGTCAATTTATATCAATGGTGTAAACATAACCTACATTCGGGCATTGGTCGATGGGCGTTCTCTAGCTCTTGTTAACGCCACTTTTCCATACGTGTTCCCAGGTGAGAACGTAACCTTTGGTAATTACACAATAAGCCTCGTCTCGGTCAGTGGGTCAGGTGCCAAAGTGAGGATTTCAGGTTATAACACTTCCAAAGAGTTTATCTCCAAGGAGTTCACGTTTGGCCATGTTCGTGTATCCCTCTCCGCTTACCCGCAGGTATTTAACGGTTATATCAAGCGAGGTGACAACGTCACAGTTCAGGGTCATACGCTAAAGTTTGTTAATGCGACTGTGGAGAATACCAGCAGTGGGTTTATCGAGAAGGTGTACTTCTCATACGATGGTAGAATCTACCCTATTGACGTGGGAGATGAGAAGGACATAGGTGTGTTCCACGTTAAGGTTAAAGATTTAGTCGGGATTGAGTATGCTGACATCTCAGTCAATCTCCGGGGGGTCTCCCTTGATATTGAGACCGTACCTGATGAAGTTTTCAAGCTGTCTCCCGGCCAGAGCCAGAGGGTTGGTCCGTATCTGGTTACTTACGACTACAACTTTGGCGGGGCAAAGATTTCGATTCGTAATCCCTGTGGACAGGTGCTGAAGAGCGGGAAACTGACCCTTGGTCCTGTTTCATCTTTCCTTTACTATGGTGGGGTTTCCATTGGACTTGAGAAGTTTTCGTCCAACAGTACGGCGACCTTCTTTGCCCTCATTGATAAATCCGCCATACCCAACGTCACCAAGGTTGCAAACCTCCGCATTGATGTATCCACTAATAGTGCCAAGCAGTATGTTCCAATAAAGGCTAAGGTCTCCGTCAAAAACACTGGCACAGTCACCCTTTCAAACATCTCACTCAAATTCGTCCCAGAGGCGGGGGCCAGTGTTGTCTCAGGGGGTAACATGTTCATTAAAAACCTTAAACCCGGTGAGAGCAAGAGCTTCGATGTTACGCTTATACCGGAGATTTCGGGCAACGGCACCCTTGGGTACGTGGAGGCCTCGGTAGTGGCGCCTTTTGAACTTGCCTGTGGTGGGTTCACGGTTCTGAAGTTCCGCTCCAATGAATTGTATGTTTCGGTGTCTCCGTCAACAATGAGTTATTCACTCCTTGTGAATGCCCCGAAAAGGGTTCAGGTGTACCACCCAGTTAACATATCCATAACTGCAATCAATACTGGTGACGTTTCGGTTCCTACCAATATAACCGTGAAGGTTCCCAGGGGTGTTGCGGTTAAGCCGTCCAAGGGCTTTGTATCAATAGGTAGCCTTATGGTGGCACCCCTTAAGTTATCTCCGGGGAATAATACGACTCTAACCTTACAAGTCATTCCTTACATGGATGGGGTTAGGACATTTGAGATCAAAGCTGTAACATCAATAGGAACTATAAACTCCACGGCAATCGTTCTAAACGTGGGGAGCCATCCCAATAACAGCACTGTAACCGTAACCGAGACGAAAACGGTCACCGAGTCCTGCAACGCCACGTCCAATCTTACAGCAATCACGAAAACCGAGACTCTGACCAGAACATCCACCCGGACATTTACCAAAACTACCACAACCACCTCCAAAGTGCCGTATACTCCTCTGAGTTCCAAGGCCCTCTGGGGTAGTGTTGGCTTTGTCTTGGGTTTCCTTTTCGTTGTAATGCTGGCATGGTACCAGGCCCGTAGGTAGCGGCCACACGCCCCCTCCCCTTTTATTTTCTTTGGCAGATGGGCATAGGGGGTACCGTCTATGGACCTTAATGCCCTGTGGCAGAAAACGGTTGAAACACTAGCTGAGGAGGGCATAATAAGGAGCGACAAGGTGAGGAGGGCTTTTCTCAAGCACCCACGCTACCTTTTCGTGGAAGAGCGCTATCGTGCTTATGCTCACGTTGATGAGCCCCTCCCTATTCCCGCGGGGCAGACGGTAAGCGCGCCCCATATGGTGGCAATAATGCTTGAGCTGACGGAGCTTGAGTCTGGTATGAAGGTTCTTGAGATCGGTACGGGAAGCGGGTGGAACGCCGCTTTAATAGCCGAGATCGTTAAGACCGATGTTTACAGCATCGAGAGAATTCCAGAGCTGGTCGAGTTTGCCAGACGGAACCTCAAGCAGGCAGGAGTTAAGAACGTCCAAG of Thermococcus sp. contains these proteins:
- a CDS encoding type II/IV secretion system ATPase subunit, whose product is MAQAFSDTLDEAMARNPHLRRYVDQFRKKYGKMPEFYAQLSRDMSDIMYPNILYPVGDPIFIHIFADPATAEKRYIVIEPRVESREEEQKYNRIRDKILELAPTRNIPDEQEEFERFLDALFDEAVLALVKGGKGGGLLGKGERFTITKEEMEKFRYLIKRDIIGIGPLEPIARDPYIEDIHIIGANNVSLVHKIFEMVPTNISFGDDVNLADYFKNMAERIGRPVSDRTPIVDGALPDGSRINIIYSPDISIKGPSATIRKFSATPISIVQLIGWGTLSAEIAAYLWIALEYGMSVFVCGETASGKTTLLNSLIPFIKPGSKVYTAEDTPEVHVPHPVWQRLITRERGPEESRVTLFDLLKAALRSRPNYIIVGEIRGAEGSIAFQAMQTGHPVMSTFHAGDIKKMIQRFTGHPINVPITFIDNLNIAVFQQAVYVKGKFLRRTINVVEIEGYYEELGGVATRNVFEWDAVNDKHIFRGFNNSYILENKIGEIAGYEDPKEIYNELFLRARILQRMVELGITNYWDVYREIKAFYQRGIEGLSFRI
- a CDS encoding ATPase domain-containing protein, yielding MVEELLKIELKGDELHRRLGGGIPAGTIMLVEGDRGSGKSIFVQRLLYGFLMNGYTASYISSQYTTVEYIKQMESIGYGIIPFLIRKKLIFVSLYPLLTGVSEKRKFLSRLFGEPRLWEPDIMIIDSFSSLLSREQDSGSVRDFLLYVKKMASLDKVIILTANTEEIDRDSLFVLEEASTMLLRLNVKVFGGDLKNSATIVKYNNAKGIFQKIIPFRVEPKVGLIVEIAAVV
- a CDS encoding flagella; translated protein: MGFSVSASAAIIFISFLVAASTLYTAWDNSYTNVQAAREDWYNLKLSQLNTLVDLNGTLGAASIDDTDKVYNVTLYIEDYGSTMYVKGWSAVYDGYYRTIYNVSDDNVGFLKNYTYVLPGDTLLLNVTNIPLDSTHHNLTVIFDNGCWLRIGWYYNGSAVLITDRENGCPTEVS
- a CDS encoding protein-L-isoaspartate(D-aspartate) O-methyltransferase; amino-acid sequence: MDLNALWQKTVETLAEEGIIRSDKVRRAFLKHPRYLFVEERYRAYAHVDEPLPIPAGQTVSAPHMVAIMLELTELESGMKVLEIGTGSGWNAALIAEIVKTDVYSIERIPELVEFARRNLKQAGVKNVQVFPGDGSMGFPPRAPYDRIIVTAGAPKIPEPLVEQLNPCGKLVIPVGGCHPWQDLYIVEKTVKGEVKKRRWGKVAFVPLIGEYGWRE
- a CDS encoding flagellar protein G, with protein sequence MAAGGPASELIMFIVAVIVAGSVAGALAYVTTDIAHGMNYRGTLLADQLRTDFAIINDPNNIPHSNLSAQPVNYTFYIKNIGKIAFPFSQDSVQVLLNGIMISPSNLTFLDPQTGAEINTLQPYEVGAVNVTLGNALTSGDDYTLTVVLSNGERRSFVFRAP
- the flaJ gene encoding archaellar assembly protein FlaJ gives rise to the protein MVEEKISIFTKADLDMKTYIHKILIPYMGISALLFIAVGAMTLFIYIPKALKVLLFLIPVILMVYAAVYPYITADSKKISINSKMPYFITYFAVLSTSEMGRSDLIAVLAKDPKLGSIAGELKKVHTVVNKLHLSMPEAFRFLARRTPSQIFADFLDRLAYSLDSGVDLKEYLFQEQQTVMDDYQTFYEGALYDLDVFKEIYESIIISVVFVASFVIIGPLITGLDLGTMGLYAIAMTLAAEIGILLIVKLRMPDDPIWAQVREGIADPRRERTKRAAIYSFLAVFIVALLYFIAIKPRFNIPDPFVLAIILTPVFYVGNVVSKEEASIFRKDENFPAFIRSLSSSLAASGASLVLVLKYLSAHDFGSLTEDIKALYRRLAIRVDRDRAWDFFIAGTGSWLVGIFSEIFRESLRMGAEPDYVGLVISRNFERLVRLRRKRQQSIASFIGIIYGLTGAFAFSFAASFQVAVSISQLFSQMNIPSEYIGNIIHVIPSSGITFLMYLMLAMMVMHSLLSAMVIKLADGGHILGTARYFVILAWIFAVGMYLGQVLMAKMMNIGGGGTTTQLFLHLLGVMG